Proteins co-encoded in one Sediminispirochaeta bajacaliforniensis DSM 16054 genomic window:
- a CDS encoding TetR/AcrR family transcriptional regulator, whose translation MLKFESDGIVMQKRSRDTKERIFKAAVEEFAKSGFHGARVDNIAKKAKSNKERIYAYFGSKEDLFIEVWKRTYMLIIEVDEQFMDLTDEDIPSLTGIILKRYVHFHQEHSEFWKIFVWENMLDGKHTEKVKGFKERPYKHLRRLYARGQELGSFSREVSFETYMFVITAVSFFYASNRCTMSQSLSINLTNNDVVEGMIEEATKMLNGK comes from the coding sequence ATGCTAAAATTTGAATCCGATGGGATTGTCATGCAAAAACGGAGCAGGGACACAAAGGAACGTATTTTCAAGGCCGCGGTAGAGGAATTTGCCAAGTCGGGGTTTCACGGTGCACGTGTAGATAATATTGCGAAAAAGGCTAAGAGCAATAAGGAACGCATCTACGCCTATTTCGGCAGCAAAGAAGACCTTTTCATCGAGGTATGGAAACGTACCTATATGCTTATCATCGAAGTTGATGAACAGTTTATGGACCTAACCGATGAGGATATCCCATCCCTCACCGGAATCATATTGAAACGGTATGTGCATTTTCATCAGGAACATTCGGAATTCTGGAAGATCTTCGTGTGGGAAAATATGCTTGATGGAAAACATACGGAAAAGGTAAAGGGATTCAAAGAAAGGCCTTATAAACATTTGCGTAGACTCTATGCAAGGGGGCAGGAGCTGGGATCCTTCTCTCGTGAGGTCTCTTTCGAGACCTATATGTTCGTCATCACTGCCGTTTCGTTTTTCTATGCTTCGAATAGGTGCACCATGAGCCAGTCCCTCTCGATAAACCTCACCAACAATGATGTTGTTGAGGGGATGATTGAAGAAGCAACAAAGATGCTTAATGGAAAATGA
- a CDS encoding NRAMP family divalent metal transporter, protein MDKKEKGISRLAFLLGPGVITAATVLGPGSITVSSKSGALMEYSVLWAVVIAGVFMATFTRMAARIGCLNDDSLLNIVRTKQHPVLAVVVGLSVFLIAGGFQTGNNIGVGLAMDAMFGGGMMLWAPIFTIIALLFIWISRDFYKLLEKVMMTLVVIMIVAFIANVFMAAPSVGKIALGLVPSQPKIWGLVIAISATSFSIAAAAYQAYLVQGKGWSAAFLKKAQRDATIGIVILCGLAALIMITSAAVLAPRGIGVKSAVDMAIQLEPLLGPLAKLLFLFGLLAASFSSFVSNAVLGGMFLSDGFGLGKSLNDISVKVFTTLLLLFSTTLAVILKTNPIEVLVVAQASTILGGPLVAIVLLLLGNNKDVLQEHTNKPVTNVIAVLAILWISYLSYNQLMAFIG, encoded by the coding sequence ATGGATAAAAAGGAAAAAGGGATATCTCGATTGGCCTTCTTACTTGGACCGGGGGTGATAACAGCCGCCACGGTCCTTGGCCCGGGAAGCATCACGGTAAGCAGCAAATCCGGCGCGCTGATGGAATATAGCGTGCTTTGGGCAGTTGTTATCGCAGGGGTTTTCATGGCGACATTTACCAGAATGGCTGCAAGGATCGGTTGTCTGAATGATGATTCACTCTTAAACATCGTCAGAACAAAACAGCATCCTGTTCTGGCAGTGGTGGTCGGCTTGAGCGTATTTCTTATTGCGGGGGGCTTCCAGACAGGGAACAATATCGGTGTTGGCCTTGCAATGGATGCAATGTTCGGTGGTGGCATGATGCTGTGGGCACCGATTTTTACCATTATTGCCCTTCTCTTTATTTGGATATCGCGGGATTTTTACAAGCTGCTCGAAAAGGTGATGATGACCTTGGTTGTGATTATGATTGTTGCCTTCATAGCGAACGTCTTTATGGCTGCTCCCAGTGTTGGAAAGATAGCCTTAGGGCTTGTTCCTTCTCAGCCTAAAATATGGGGCCTCGTCATTGCCATATCCGCAACAAGTTTTAGCATTGCAGCTGCCGCATATCAGGCCTACCTGGTACAGGGAAAGGGATGGAGTGCTGCGTTTCTAAAAAAAGCACAGCGGGATGCGACCATAGGAATCGTCATTTTGTGTGGCCTGGCGGCCCTTATCATGATTACATCGGCGGCGGTTCTTGCACCGCGGGGTATCGGGGTCAAGAGCGCCGTTGACATGGCAATCCAGCTTGAGCCGCTGCTGGGGCCTTTGGCAAAATTGCTTTTCCTCTTTGGGCTATTGGCAGCCTCCTTTTCTTCCTTTGTCTCAAATGCCGTTCTCGGCGGGATGTTCCTTTCCGACGGCTTCGGGCTTGGTAAAAGCCTCAACGACATTTCCGTGAAGGTATTTACAACCTTGCTTCTACTTTTCAGCACCACCCTTGCCGTGATACTGAAGACGAACCCCATAGAGGTGCTCGTGGTTGCCCAGGCCTCGACAATTCTGGGAGGGCCGTTGGTTGCCATCGTGCTCCTGCTTCTTGGAAACAACAAAGACGTGTTGCAGGAGCATACCAACAAACCTGTTACCAATGTCATCGCCGTGCTGGCCATCCTCTGGATAAGTTATCTCTCCTATAACCAATTGATGGCCTTCATCGGTTGA
- a CDS encoding dihydrodipicolinate synthase family protein — MNMKEIRRLLFQGMAIPAIPLALHEDGTFDPLHQRALLRYYIDSGVGGIAAAVHTTQFEIRERPDFFRDFLTFVSGEISSYAAKKGRQILKIGGVCGNTEAAVLEAGLLREKGFDLGLLSLATFKGKSSDSILEHCRKVANEIPLFGFYLQPAVGGIPLSREFWKDFASIPNVLGIKVAPFNRYKTLDVVQGISEAGRGHEVALYTGNDDSIVFDLLSSYPCSEKAGRALRFSGGLLGHWCVWTSKAVELLEEIKKLKAEGSDIPFELLERAQKITDANAAIFDAQNDFAGVIPGVYEILRRQGLLESRRCLDPSLELSPSQMGEIERVIGAYPELQDDAFISLHIDQWLTN, encoded by the coding sequence ATGAACATGAAAGAAATTCGTCGTCTGCTTTTCCAGGGAATGGCTATTCCGGCAATTCCCCTTGCCTTGCATGAAGATGGTACATTTGATCCCTTGCATCAACGCGCCCTGCTCCGCTACTACATCGATTCCGGGGTAGGAGGGATTGCAGCTGCAGTCCATACCACGCAGTTTGAGATTCGGGAACGGCCTGACTTTTTCCGGGACTTCCTCACCTTCGTTTCCGGGGAAATTTCCTCTTACGCTGCAAAAAAAGGACGGCAGATACTAAAGATCGGTGGTGTTTGTGGAAATACGGAGGCTGCCGTTTTGGAGGCCGGACTTCTCAGAGAAAAGGGTTTCGATCTTGGGCTTCTTAGTCTTGCAACTTTCAAGGGAAAGAGCTCCGATAGCATCCTTGAACATTGCAGAAAGGTTGCAAACGAGATCCCCTTGTTCGGATTTTATCTGCAGCCTGCGGTCGGCGGTATTCCCCTGTCTCGCGAGTTCTGGAAAGACTTTGCGTCGATTCCCAATGTGCTTGGCATTAAGGTGGCGCCCTTCAACCGCTATAAAACCCTCGATGTTGTTCAGGGAATCTCGGAGGCAGGGCGCGGCCATGAGGTCGCTTTGTACACAGGAAACGATGATAGCATTGTTTTCGATCTGCTTTCATCCTACCCGTGTTCAGAGAAAGCGGGTAGGGCACTACGCTTTTCCGGCGGTCTGTTGGGACACTGGTGTGTCTGGACCAGCAAGGCGGTGGAACTACTTGAGGAGATCAAGAAGCTTAAGGCAGAGGGCTCGGATATCCCTTTTGAGCTGCTGGAACGGGCCCAAAAGATTACCGATGCAAATGCCGCTATTTTCGATGCACAGAACGATTTCGCCGGGGTAATCCCAGGGGTCTATGAGATCCTTCGCCGGCAGGGGCTTCTTGAATCGAGACGTTGCCTTGATCCTTCTTTGGAACTATCACCGTCCCAGATGGGAGAGATTGAAAGGGTGATTGGTGCATATCCTGAACTCCAGGATGATGCATTTATATCATTACATATTGACCAATGGCTAACAAACTAA
- a CDS encoding NAD-dependent epimerase/dehydratase family protein: protein MSYLKRERLPEYIESEEELDDLMSLPSKPLIDFQKNLEGDLIILGVGGKIGVQLALAAKKASIAAGVPRRIIGVSRFSNPEKRTQLEEKGIETISCDLSDPAAVKQLPDAKNVVFMVGKKFGTCGSEEETWAMNTLVPDYVARRYADSAIVVYSTGNVYGLVPVNCGGSIEADTLHPQGEYAISALGRERIFQYYSKKNETPISILRLNYAIDLRYGVLREIGEKVKNQEVIDLSMGNVNVIWQGDVINQTLLSFAHCTSPANIINITGPETVSIRYVAELFSRLFNRPLRLEGEEGGTALLNNASYAASLFGYPHVSLLTMVKWIAHWLEIGGASLDKPTHFASRNGIF from the coding sequence ATGTCGTATCTGAAAAGGGAGAGACTCCCTGAATACATTGAATCCGAAGAGGAGCTGGATGATCTCATGAGTCTGCCATCGAAGCCGCTTATCGACTTTCAAAAAAACTTGGAGGGCGACCTCATAATTTTGGGGGTTGGGGGCAAGATTGGTGTTCAGTTGGCACTGGCTGCAAAAAAGGCATCTATAGCTGCAGGCGTACCGAGGCGGATCATCGGGGTCTCTCGTTTTAGTAATCCGGAGAAAAGGACACAACTCGAAGAGAAGGGAATAGAGACCATCAGTTGTGATCTTTCCGATCCTGCTGCGGTAAAGCAGCTTCCCGATGCAAAAAACGTTGTGTTTATGGTCGGTAAAAAATTCGGGACCTGCGGCTCGGAAGAGGAAACCTGGGCAATGAACACCCTTGTTCCCGATTATGTAGCAAGGCGCTATGCCGATAGTGCTATTGTCGTCTACTCAACGGGAAACGTATACGGCCTGGTTCCCGTCAACTGCGGCGGTTCTATAGAGGCCGATACCCTTCATCCCCAAGGAGAATATGCAATAAGCGCCCTCGGACGGGAACGGATTTTCCAGTATTACAGCAAAAAGAATGAGACTCCGATCTCCATTCTGCGCCTCAACTATGCAATTGATCTTCGCTACGGTGTGCTGCGGGAGATTGGAGAAAAGGTGAAAAACCAGGAGGTTATAGACCTTTCCATGGGAAACGTAAACGTGATATGGCAGGGAGACGTCATCAACCAAACCCTGCTTTCCTTTGCTCACTGCACATCACCAGCGAATATCATCAATATTACCGGGCCCGAAACAGTCTCTATCAGGTATGTGGCAGAGCTTTTTAGCCGACTTTTCAACAGACCATTGAGGCTCGAGGGGGAGGAAGGTGGTACCGCCTTGCTGAACAATGCTTCGTATGCCGCTTCTCTTTTTGGTTACCCGCATGTGAGTCTTTTGACAATGGTGAAGTGGATTGCCCATTGGCTGGAGATCGGGGGGGCTTCCCTTGATAAACCGACCCATTTTGCCTCCCGAAACGGGATATTCTAG
- a CDS encoding metal ABC transporter solute-binding protein, Zn/Mn family, which translates to MKNILRILLMLGIASFFFGCGNQKEGTKSADDGEKKLSVVATIGMIGDVAQKIGGERISVYSMMGPGVDPHLYKAKAGDLERLNKADLVLYNGIHLEAKMADVLEKLSERKNIIAVSRSIPEDQLITIEGAHDPHIWFDVKNWIRASEEIRDALIHTDPQGERRYREQQKAYKEELEELDAYVIKRAEEVTKEQRILITAHDAFNYFGRAYGFEVRGLQGISTVDEAGTGDVRALADFIAEKKIGALFVESSVSPKSIKALQAAVRDRGWDVKIGGELFSDAMGTLGTPEGTYIGMVKHNIDTIVAGLTITEE; encoded by the coding sequence ATGAAAAATATACTACGTATATTGCTGATGCTCGGAATCGCATCATTCTTTTTCGGATGCGGAAACCAAAAAGAAGGAACGAAGAGTGCAGACGATGGAGAAAAGAAGCTTTCGGTAGTCGCAACCATCGGCATGATCGGCGATGTTGCACAAAAGATCGGTGGTGAGAGGATCTCCGTCTATTCAATGATGGGGCCGGGGGTGGACCCTCACCTTTATAAGGCAAAGGCTGGCGACCTCGAACGGTTGAACAAGGCGGATCTTGTCCTCTACAACGGCATTCACCTTGAGGCAAAGATGGCCGATGTACTTGAGAAACTATCCGAGCGTAAGAATATCATAGCGGTCTCGCGGTCAATCCCCGAAGACCAGCTTATCACCATAGAAGGGGCCCATGACCCCCATATCTGGTTTGACGTCAAAAACTGGATCCGCGCATCGGAAGAGATACGTGATGCACTTATTCACACCGATCCTCAAGGCGAACGACGCTACAGAGAACAACAGAAGGCGTACAAGGAAGAGCTGGAAGAACTCGATGCCTATGTGATAAAACGCGCCGAGGAAGTAACGAAGGAACAACGCATCCTGATTACCGCGCACGACGCATTCAACTACTTTGGCAGGGCCTATGGATTTGAGGTCAGGGGTTTGCAGGGAATCAGTACCGTCGACGAGGCGGGAACCGGCGATGTACGGGCACTTGCAGATTTTATTGCGGAAAAGAAAATCGGAGCACTTTTCGTCGAGTCTTCGGTTTCCCCCAAAAGTATCAAAGCGCTGCAGGCAGCGGTCCGCGACCGGGGATGGGATGTAAAGATAGGCGGAGAGCTGTTTTCCGATGCCATGGGAACACTCGGCACGCCCGAGGGGACCTATATTGGTATGGTCAAGCACAATATCGATACCATTGTTGCAGGATTAACGATCACGGAGGAATGA
- a CDS encoding metal ABC transporter ATP-binding protein, which yields MMQQRWAIEAEDVTIAYHDKPVVWDVDLRIPVGVMMAIIGPNGAGKSTLLKGLLGLIPLTAGQVSIFGKPYSRQRKLVGYVPQRTAVDWDFPTTVLDVVLMGSYGKLGWIKRPGQEEHFQAIEALEKVGMKDFADRQISQLSGGQQQRVFLARALIQDAEIYLMDEPFQGVDASTERAIIALLKDLRNRGKTVVAVHHDLQTVSDYFDWVTLLNVRRIAGGTVAEAFTTENLRKAYGGRLSFLDDAKEQ from the coding sequence ATGATGCAGCAACGCTGGGCTATTGAGGCGGAAGATGTAACAATCGCGTATCATGATAAACCGGTAGTCTGGGATGTCGACCTGCGGATCCCTGTAGGGGTGATGATGGCAATCATCGGCCCCAACGGGGCAGGAAAATCAACATTACTTAAAGGGCTGCTTGGGTTGATTCCTCTTACCGCAGGACAGGTTTCCATTTTTGGAAAGCCTTACTCTCGACAGAGAAAACTCGTGGGCTATGTCCCTCAGCGTACCGCTGTTGACTGGGATTTTCCAACGACGGTTTTGGATGTGGTGCTGATGGGGAGCTACGGAAAATTGGGCTGGATAAAACGGCCGGGACAAGAGGAACATTTTCAGGCGATAGAGGCACTGGAAAAGGTTGGAATGAAGGATTTTGCCGACCGTCAGATCAGCCAACTCTCCGGCGGACAACAGCAGAGGGTCTTTCTTGCTCGAGCACTCATACAAGATGCCGAAATATACCTAATGGACGAACCCTTTCAGGGTGTAGACGCCTCCACCGAACGTGCCATCATCGCCTTATTGAAGGATTTAAGGAACCGGGGAAAGACTGTCGTAGCAGTACACCACGACTTACAGACGGTAAGCGATTATTTCGACTGGGTCACCCTTCTGAATGTACGCAGAATAGCAGGAGGAACGGTAGCAGAGGCTTTCACCACCGAAAATCTTCGTAAGGCCTACGGCGGACGTCTATCATTCTTGGATGACGCCAAGGAGCAGTAG
- a CDS encoding metal ABC transporter permease → MDTLIQVFGDFTLRTVALGAALIGITSGALGCFALLRKQSLLGDSISHAALPGIVLAFMVTGSKNPLVLLVGAAIAGWIATTCILAVIRNTRIVSDGAQGVVLSVFFGIGLLLLTFIQSRPDAAQAGLDKYLFGQAAALLPADVKTTAFFGGIALILMMLFWKELKLMTFDPVFGESIGFSGKLLDFIITGLIVIAIVTGLQTVGVILMSSMLIAPAAAARQWTNKLGHMVLLSAFFGALAGVIGALLSSLVSDLPTGPTIVLVLTALVLISLLFAPDRGFVSQIARRYQNRFSFSLHRLLLDLYHLEQQHGKDRRAHDQRTIAMIRRRKGTIRVALKALQSRGWVEEQSKRLWNLTPKGREEAEALEKGVTT, encoded by the coding sequence ATGGACACACTTATCCAGGTATTTGGCGATTTCACTCTTCGGACAGTGGCCCTTGGGGCGGCCCTCATTGGTATCACCTCGGGAGCTCTGGGCTGTTTTGCATTGCTTAGAAAACAGAGTCTCTTGGGTGATTCCATTTCTCACGCGGCCCTTCCTGGTATCGTGCTGGCCTTTATGGTCACCGGCAGTAAAAACCCATTAGTCCTTCTGGTCGGGGCAGCTATTGCCGGCTGGATAGCTACCACATGTATTCTTGCGGTTATCCGCAATACTCGAATCGTCAGTGACGGAGCCCAGGGCGTTGTGCTCAGTGTATTCTTCGGAATAGGCTTGCTCTTACTTACCTTTATCCAATCACGTCCGGACGCGGCCCAGGCAGGACTTGACAAATATCTTTTCGGGCAGGCCGCGGCCCTTCTCCCTGCGGATGTCAAAACAACAGCCTTCTTCGGGGGAATAGCGCTCATCCTTATGATGTTGTTCTGGAAGGAACTTAAATTGATGACCTTTGATCCGGTTTTCGGCGAGAGCATCGGATTTTCGGGGAAGCTCCTTGATTTCATCATTACCGGTTTGATCGTTATCGCCATCGTTACCGGGCTGCAAACGGTAGGAGTCATCCTCATGAGTTCCATGTTAATCGCACCGGCAGCAGCGGCAAGGCAATGGACTAACAAACTTGGCCACATGGTTTTGCTTTCTGCTTTTTTTGGCGCATTGGCAGGAGTAATAGGTGCTTTACTTTCCAGTTTAGTTTCCGATCTTCCGACAGGGCCAACCATTGTCCTTGTTTTGACTGCTTTAGTTCTCATTTCTTTGCTTTTTGCACCAGACAGGGGATTCGTATCTCAGATAGCAAGGCGTTATCAAAATCGTTTTTCGTTTTCTCTCCACCGTCTTTTGCTCGATCTCTACCACCTGGAACAGCAACATGGGAAAGATAGGCGTGCCCACGATCAGAGAACGATTGCCATGATCCGACGGCGGAAGGGGACTATCCGGGTTGCACTGAAAGCCCTGCAATCTCGCGGATGGGTAGAAGAACAAAGCAAACGGCTGTGGAACCTTACACCAAAGGGCAGGGAAGAAGCAGAAGCTCTGGAAAAGGGAGTAACAACATGA